The Jannaschia sp. M317 DNA segment CGGCAAAGAGTTCTTTGTGGACGGGCCGGACAAATACATCGAACTCATCCCGCAAACCGATGTGCCGGACCGGGACGATCCGCCCGCGAGCCCACCTGCCAGCATGCTGGAGGCCTTGAAAGACTTCTTCGTCGGCGTGGCCATTGGCCTGCGTGAAGAAGATGACCAGGGCGGCGGCAATCGCTCCATGATGATCCACCCGGCCATCCCCAAGGCGGATCATCTCATGTTTGCGAGATGGGCGCGGAACACGCGCGATGAATGGGCGGCCATTTTGGACGACCCGGATCATCACGGCCATGACGACTTGCTGGCGGGTTTTCGCGCTGCCTTCGAGCGGTTGAGCGAGACCTACGCCGTCAACTACGGCTTTGATCAGATCGAGGCGCTGCTCTTCGATGCTGTGTCGGAAACCGCCATCGCCGAGCTCAACACGCGCGAGAAGACCAAGATACCCTCCATCGATTGGAAGGGTGACTATAGCTGGATACTTGTCGGCGGGATTGGCCTAGACCGTGGCTTTACCGTGGAAGGCCTGACGGTCTCCTACATGCCAAGGTCCATCGGGATCGGAAACGCCGACAATATACAGCAGCGCGCGCGCTTCTTCGGCTACAAGAAGCGCTATCTTGGCCTCTGCCGCATCTATCTCACGACAGAAAACATCGAAGCTTTCCAAGACTATGTGTCCCACGAGGAATCAGTTCGCTCATCGATTTCCAAGCACATCAAGGATGGTGGCGGCCTGAAAGACTGGCGGCGCACCTGGTTCCTCAGCCAGAGGCTGCAACCGACACGGCGCTCTGTCATCTTGCTCGACATGTACCAGTCGCGGGGGCGTGAAGGGTGGATTTACCCCGACTATCCCTATGAGGATACCGGCTTCGTCGCCGACAACCGCGAAGCGGTGAACCAATTGCTCGGCGCGTTCGACTTCTGGGAATACAAGCAAGACGGCTGGAACCAGCAGCAGACCATTCCGGCGTTCAGCGACGACATATCGCTCAGCGAGATAATCCCCTTCATCGGGCAAATACGCTACAAGAACCCCAGCGATAGCTTGCAACACTCAGCCATCATGGTTGGCCTCGAAAAGCTGGCCAGCGAAGACCCTGAGATGCGGTGCAGCGTCTTTGCCTTTTCCGGCCCTTGGTCGGGCGTGGAAGCGCGCCGTAGTCTCGATACCAAAGACCCGCCCAAGATCAGAAACCTCTTTCAGGGTAGCAACGCGCGCACCAACTATCCCGGTGCGCGCCAAATCCGGGCCGATGATACGATCACCTTCCAGATACATCGCTACCACCTAGAGAACGCCGCCAAGAACCGCGTGCTCCTGGAAGACTTGCCCGTGCTCGCCGTGCACATTCCCGAGCATCTGGCAGAGCGTGTTTGGGTGGAACGAGAGGACGATGCTGTTTGAGGCGTATCAGGAGCTTGCCCGCCGGTTCCCGGATGCTTGCCAGCATCTCTTCGGGAGCAAGATCGATAGTGCCCAAGGGCTTTGGCTTTCACTGGATGCGCAAGGGCAGCCTTATTTGCTCTTCGAGATGGCCGAGGATGATGGCCAGCCTGATCTGAAGCTAAAATCCGTCGAGGTTCGCTTCGCGTGCCCCTGCGATATTCAGCTTCAGGATGGAAGCGCTCTTTCCGGCATCTACACGCTGGTTTCTCTTGCCAATGACGATCCCGACATTATCCGCGTCTTCCTTCGCCTCTTGGAAGAAGCGTTCCTGGTTCCCGGCGCGGATCACTCAGCAGCAGCGGTACGGGACCAAATCCTGTCGATTGCAGACCTCTTCACGCGGCTGAACGATGATCTGAAAGACGTGGTTGGCCTCTGGGGTGAGTTGCACATCATCCGCACCGCTCAAGATGTGGGCGCAGCAGCAAGGGCGTGGTCATCGTCCGCCCGTGCCCGGTACGACTTCATGACCGAACGCTTTGCGCTGGAGGTGAAGACGACTCTGAAGTCTCTCCGGCAGCATCGCTTTTCGCTTGAGCAGCTTCGCCCCAATGCGGACATCCGGGTCTATGTCGCTTCTATCTTGCTGACCGAGTTGCCCGGGGGCGAAGCGGCGTGCGAGTTAATCGATGAAATCTACGCTGCGATGGACGATCCTAACAGCCGCGCCAGTTTCTTGCGCCAGTGTCTGCGCAAAGGCGGCGCGGATGTCTATGGATCAGAGTTGCGACTGAGCACATTGCCAGACGGCGCATCCATCGCGATCTTTGACGCTGGCACTTTGCCTGTACCATCCGTTGACGGCGCGGACCCAATCTCCAACGTGCGCTTTGACCTTCAACTTGAAGGGACGGAGATGCTCGCGTCGGATGACCGACGGAGCGTCTTGAGTTTTTCAACTCTCGACAACTGATAACTCGGTTTCAACTTACCCTTTCCCCTGTCTTTGCACGCCACAGCCCTACGCCCCTTGAAGACCTGTTGAGCGCAGCCGGTTTCCGGTTTTCTTGATGGACCCGATCCAGGGCCGCCCGTTGGGGGCCACTCACGGAACGGGGACAACATGGCAGAGGCAACTCGGAAACCGGAAGCGATGGCCCGCGGGGCGCGGATGCTGCGCACGGCGCTCGGGCCCGCCATCGCCGGGTTTCTGGAGGACCCAATGATTGTCGAGGTCATGCTCAATCCCGACGGGCGGCTCTGGATCGA contains these protein-coding regions:
- a CDS encoding Z1 domain-containing protein, with protein sequence MSDEGIIQIHERQTSGKWNPAQGPALTRLLQSNTSLSETEKTRLVSETLSIMRQCADPKNPGDHNTGLIIGYVQSGKTLSFTSLSALAHDNDYQIVLLLAGTTNNLVEQSFERLRKDLEVEKNRNWKLFSTRDKGFQGAEVERVKSELAKWRKGSTRSRTVLIVSMKEHRHLNHLATLLAGVDLTNVPTLIIDDEGDQAGMNTKALQQEESTTYARITALRSLFPHHSYLLYTATPQAPLLISRIDTLSPDFGAVLTPGDAYVGGKEFFVDGPDKYIELIPQTDVPDRDDPPASPPASMLEALKDFFVGVAIGLREEDDQGGGNRSMMIHPAIPKADHLMFARWARNTRDEWAAILDDPDHHGHDDLLAGFRAAFERLSETYAVNYGFDQIEALLFDAVSETAIAELNTREKTKIPSIDWKGDYSWILVGGIGLDRGFTVEGLTVSYMPRSIGIGNADNIQQRARFFGYKKRYLGLCRIYLTTENIEAFQDYVSHEESVRSSISKHIKDGGGLKDWRRTWFLSQRLQPTRRSVILLDMYQSRGREGWIYPDYPYEDTGFVADNREAVNQLLGAFDFWEYKQDGWNQQQTIPAFSDDISLSEIIPFIGQIRYKNPSDSLQHSAIMVGLEKLASEDPEMRCSVFAFSGPWSGVEARRSLDTKDPPKIRNLFQGSNARTNYPGARQIRADDTITFQIHRYHLENAAKNRVLLEDLPVLAVHIPEHLAERVWVEREDDAV
- a CDS encoding PD-(D/E)XK motif protein, with amino-acid sequence MLFEAYQELARRFPDACQHLFGSKIDSAQGLWLSLDAQGQPYLLFEMAEDDGQPDLKLKSVEVRFACPCDIQLQDGSALSGIYTLVSLANDDPDIIRVFLRLLEEAFLVPGADHSAAAVRDQILSIADLFTRLNDDLKDVVGLWGELHIIRTAQDVGAAARAWSSSARARYDFMTERFALEVKTTLKSLRQHRFSLEQLRPNADIRVYVASILLTELPGGEAACELIDEIYAAMDDPNSRASFLRQCLRKGGADVYGSELRLSTLPDGASIAIFDAGTLPVPSVDGADPISNVRFDLQLEGTEMLASDDRRSVLSFSTLDN